One Nostoc punctiforme PCC 73102 DNA window includes the following coding sequences:
- the cbiT gene encoding precorrin-6Y C5,15-methyltransferase subunit CbiT, whose amino-acid sequence MPSQLWPYITPGIPDELFEHLPGIPLSQREVRLLLIAQLRLTSDSVLWDIGAGTGTIPVEVGLLCPKGQIIAIERDEEVANLIKRNCERFEVKNVEVIEGSAPECLHDLKVAPHRVCIEGGRPIQDILQAAWHYLPPSGRVVATAANLESLYAISQSFSLLRARNIEVVQSAVNRLETRGFSQTFTAVDPIFILSGEKLD is encoded by the coding sequence ATGCCCTCCCAACTTTGGCCTTATATTACCCCTGGTATTCCTGATGAACTGTTCGAGCATTTGCCAGGAATTCCCCTGAGTCAGCGAGAAGTCCGGCTACTGTTAATTGCCCAACTGCGACTAACATCAGATTCTGTATTGTGGGATATTGGTGCAGGGACAGGTACAATCCCCGTAGAAGTGGGGCTATTGTGTCCAAAGGGTCAAATTATTGCTATAGAAAGGGATGAAGAAGTAGCTAATCTGATCAAGCGCAACTGCGAGCGCTTTGAAGTTAAAAACGTCGAAGTTATTGAAGGTAGTGCCCCAGAGTGTTTACATGACCTCAAAGTTGCTCCTCACCGCGTTTGTATTGAGGGAGGAAGACCTATCCAGGATATTCTGCAAGCAGCATGGCATTATTTGCCACCATCCGGTCGGGTTGTAGCTACAGCTGCTAATCTAGAAAGTCTGTATGCTATTTCTCAAAGCTTTTCTCTGTTAAGGGCTAGAAATATCGAAGTTGTTCAATCTGCGGTTAACCGCTTAGAGACGCGCGGCTTTTCTCAAACCTTTACTGCCGTTGATCCCATTTTTATCCTCAGTGGTGAGAAACTGGATTAG
- a CDS encoding serine/threonine protein kinase, with protein MIGEILGERYQVQQLLGKKAGRRTLVARDWNTQELVVIKLLSFSSDFEWDSLKLFEREAETLKSLSHPLIPRYLDYFEVNSPTIKGFALVQSYIPAKTLEQYVQSGRTFTEVEVKEIAKALLEILIYLHGLYPPVIHRDIKPSNILLGERSGNSVGKVYLVDFGSVQTVLATEGGTRTVVGSYGYMPQEQFGGRTVPASDLYSLGATLIYLVTGTHPADLPQKDFRIQFEQVANVSPELTRWLQQMTQPSLERRFSSAAGALAALDKSQTTNLPTLVVGKPDGSKIQLTKNGDSLEIIVPPSGFDPSIIFTGLFAIVWNSFILFWTIGALSIPFPVNIPFALFSLPFWGAGFLMVYKLLFHLCGRICLRLNAEQITLSWELFSWKFYRPRASSRQSINKLVYIPKHFTKNSDGTRIAVPAELYICSGVQKYQLGGNDIGIKSEVELEWLAHELSDWLGLPITKPMGS; from the coding sequence ATGATTGGTGAAATATTAGGCGAACGCTATCAAGTTCAGCAGCTATTAGGCAAAAAAGCAGGGCGACGGACGCTTGTAGCTCGTGATTGGAACACTCAGGAATTAGTTGTTATTAAGTTACTCTCTTTTAGTAGTGACTTTGAATGGGATTCACTCAAGCTGTTTGAGCGAGAAGCTGAAACTCTAAAATCTTTGTCACATCCCTTAATACCTCGCTATTTAGACTATTTTGAGGTAAATTCACCCACCATCAAAGGATTTGCCCTAGTACAAAGTTATATCCCAGCAAAAACTTTAGAGCAATACGTCCAATCTGGCCGGACTTTTACCGAAGTAGAAGTCAAAGAGATAGCCAAAGCACTTTTAGAAATTCTCATTTATCTACATGGGTTATATCCGCCTGTTATCCATCGTGATATTAAGCCTAGCAATATTTTATTGGGAGAGCGTTCTGGTAACAGTGTTGGTAAAGTTTACCTAGTAGATTTTGGCTCGGTGCAAACTGTTCTTGCTACAGAAGGTGGAACTAGGACTGTGGTGGGAAGCTATGGGTATATGCCACAGGAGCAATTTGGCGGACGCACGGTTCCGGCTTCCGATCTTTATAGCTTAGGTGCAACTTTAATTTATTTAGTGACGGGTACTCATCCAGCCGATTTACCCCAAAAAGATTTTCGTATTCAGTTTGAACAGGTGGCTAATGTGAGTCCTGAATTGACTCGCTGGTTGCAGCAAATGACTCAACCCAGTCTAGAGAGGCGTTTTAGTTCTGCTGCTGGTGCGCTCGCAGCTTTAGACAAATCACAAACGACAAACTTGCCTACTTTGGTTGTAGGTAAACCAGATGGGAGTAAGATTCAATTAACCAAAAATGGGGATTCTCTAGAAATTATCGTTCCACCATCTGGTTTTGATCCATCAATAATATTCACAGGTTTATTTGCGATCGTCTGGAATTCATTTATCCTCTTTTGGACAATTGGCGCACTCTCTATTCCTTTTCCTGTCAACATCCCCTTTGCTTTGTTCTCACTTCCTTTTTGGGGTGCTGGCTTTCTCATGGTGTATAAACTTCTCTTTCATTTATGTGGACGCATCTGCTTACGCCTGAATGCAGAACAAATTACCCTAAGTTGGGAGTTGTTTAGTTGGAAATTTTATCGCCCCCGTGCATCGTCAAGGCAAAGTATTAATAAGTTAGTTTACATTCCCAAACATTTTACTAAAAATTCTGATGGCACTAGAATTGCCGTTCCAGCAGAATTATATATTTGCTCAGGAGTACAAAAATATCAGCTTGGTGGAAACGATATCGGTATTAAATCCGAAGTAGAACTTGAATGGTTAGCTCATGAATTAAGTGATTGGTTGGGTTTGCCAATTACCAAGCCAATGGGAAGTTAG
- the tatA gene encoding twin-arginine translocase TatA/TatE family subunit, which translates to MFGLGWPEIAVITIVAILIFGPKKIPELGTALGKTLRGFKEEMKTPSDETNSEEEKQ; encoded by the coding sequence ATGTTTGGACTAGGATGGCCAGAAATCGCTGTAATTACCATAGTCGCTATTCTAATTTTTGGCCCTAAAAAAATTCCCGAATTGGGCACTGCACTAGGCAAAACCCTACGAGGTTTTAAGGAGGAGATGAAAACCCCCAGTGATGAAACTAATTCAGAAGAAGAAAAACAATAG
- the cphA gene encoding cyanophycin synthetase codes for MRILKIQTLRGPNYWSIRRHKLIVMRLDLETLAETPSNEIPGFYEGLVEALPSLEGHYCSPGCRGGFLMRVKEGTMIGHIVEHVALELQELAGMHVGFGRTRETATPGIYQVVIEYQNEEAGRYAGRAAVRLCQSIVDRGRYPKAELEQDIQDLKDFTRDASLGPSTEAIIKEAEKRGIPWMPLEARFLIQLGYGVNQKRMQATMTDNTSILGVELACDKEATKRILAAAGAPVPRGTVINFLDDLEQAIEYVGGYPIVVKPLDGNHGRGITIDIRTWEEAEAAYEAARQVSRSIIVERYYVGRDHRVLVVNGKVVAVAERVPAHVIGNGRSTISELIEETNLDPNRGEGHDNVLTKIELDRTSYQLLERQGYTLNSVPPKGTICYLRATANLSTGGSAVDRTDEIHPENLWLAQRVVKIIGLDIAGLDIVTTDISRPLREVDGVIVEVNAAPGFRMHVAPSVGIPRNVAGAVMDMLFPNEQSSQIPILSVTGTNGKTTTTRLLAHIYKQTGKVVGYTTTDGTYIGDYLVEAGDNTGPQSAHVILQDPTVEVAVLETARGGILRSGLGFEAANVGVVLNVAADHLGIGDIETIEQLANLKSVVAEAVFPDGYAVLNADDHRVAAMSEKTKANIAYFTMNPDSELVRKHIQKGGVAAVYESGYLSIVKGDWTHRIERAENIPLTMGGRAPFMIANALAASLAAFVQNVTIEQIRSGLKTFRASVSQTPGRMNLFNLGNYHALVDYAHNAASYEAVGSFVRNWTTGQRIGVIGGPGDRRDEDFVTLGKLAAQIFDYIIVKEDDDTRGRLRGSAAQLIIQGITQVKPDSRYESILDETQAINKGLDMAPDNSLVVILPESVTRAIKLIKLRGLAKEETHQQNTGTAIADSQNGIAPSSVVNTLL; via the coding sequence ATGAGAATCCTCAAGATCCAGACCTTACGCGGCCCAAACTATTGGAGCATTCGACGCCACAAGCTGATCGTCATGCGCCTCGATTTAGAAACCCTTGCCGAGACGCCCTCGAATGAAATCCCAGGCTTTTATGAAGGACTAGTTGAGGCGCTGCCGAGTCTGGAGGGTCATTATTGTTCGCCTGGCTGTCGTGGTGGTTTTTTGATGCGAGTCAAAGAAGGCACGATGATCGGCCATATCGTAGAACACGTAGCCTTAGAACTCCAGGAATTAGCTGGTATGCACGTCGGCTTTGGTCGCACCCGCGAAACTGCCACACCCGGAATTTATCAAGTAGTAATTGAATACCAGAATGAGGAAGCGGGACGCTACGCCGGACGAGCCGCAGTGCGGCTGTGCCAGAGTATCGTCGATCGAGGCCGTTATCCCAAGGCAGAACTAGAGCAAGATATCCAAGACCTGAAAGACTTCACCCGTGATGCTTCTTTAGGCCCTTCTACTGAAGCAATCATCAAAGAAGCAGAAAAAAGAGGTATTCCCTGGATGCCTCTGGAAGCCCGCTTTTTGATTCAGCTAGGCTACGGCGTGAACCAGAAGCGGATGCAAGCCACAATGACTGACAATACCAGCATTCTGGGCGTAGAACTAGCTTGCGACAAAGAAGCCACAAAACGTATCCTGGCTGCGGCTGGTGCGCCAGTACCCAGAGGCACAGTAATCAACTTCTTAGACGATTTGGAACAAGCTATTGAATACGTTGGCGGCTATCCCATCGTCGTCAAGCCCCTGGATGGCAATCATGGACGTGGGATCACCATTGACATCAGAACTTGGGAAGAAGCGGAAGCTGCCTATGAAGCCGCTAGACAGGTTTCCCGGTCAATTATCGTCGAAAGATATTACGTTGGGCGTGACCACAGGGTACTAGTGGTAAATGGCAAAGTAGTCGCGGTAGCTGAACGTGTCCCAGCTCACGTCATTGGCAATGGCAGATCGACCATCTCCGAACTGATTGAGGAAACAAACCTCGATCCAAATCGCGGTGAAGGACATGATAACGTCCTGACCAAAATTGAACTAGATCGCACCAGCTATCAACTATTAGAAAGGCAAGGCTATACCCTAAATAGCGTTCCACCCAAGGGTACTATTTGTTATCTCAGGGCAACAGCCAACTTAAGTACAGGTGGTAGCGCCGTAGATCGTACCGATGAAATTCACCCAGAAAATCTGTGGTTGGCACAACGAGTAGTCAAGATTATCGGTTTAGATATCGCCGGACTCGATATCGTCACCACGGATATTAGCCGTCCCCTGCGGGAAGTCGATGGCGTAATTGTTGAAGTTAACGCCGCTCCCGGCTTCCGGATGCACGTTGCGCCAAGCGTGGGTATTCCCCGCAACGTCGCTGGTGCAGTGATGGATATGCTGTTCCCTAACGAACAATCTAGCCAAATTCCTATCCTCAGTGTTACTGGTACTAATGGCAAAACCACTACTACCCGGCTATTAGCACATATTTATAAACAGACTGGTAAAGTAGTCGGATATACTACAACCGATGGAACATACATCGGCGATTACTTAGTGGAAGCTGGCGATAACACAGGCCCACAAAGTGCCCATGTCATTCTCCAAGATCCCACAGTAGAAGTAGCAGTACTGGAAACCGCCCGCGGTGGCATTCTCCGCTCTGGATTGGGCTTTGAAGCCGCAAATGTAGGAGTGGTATTAAATGTAGCCGCCGACCACTTAGGAATAGGCGATATAGAGACTATTGAGCAATTAGCTAACCTCAAGAGTGTAGTAGCGGAAGCCGTATTCCCTGATGGCTACGCGGTACTTAACGCCGACGATCATCGCGTCGCCGCTATGTCAGAAAAAACTAAGGCTAATATTGCTTACTTCACCATGAATCCCGACTCGGAATTGGTGCGAAAGCACATCCAAAAGGGTGGAGTAGCCGCAGTCTATGAAAGCGGCTATTTGTCAATTGTTAAAGGTGATTGGACACATCGGATAGAAAGAGCAGAAAATATACCTTTAACAATGGGCGGACGTGCGCCGTTTATGATTGCCAACGCTTTAGCTGCAAGTTTGGCAGCATTCGTGCAAAACGTCACGATTGAGCAGATTCGCTCTGGTTTGAAGACTTTCCGAGCTTCAGTTAGTCAAACGCCGGGACGAATGAATTTATTTAATTTAGGCAACTACCACGCTTTAGTAGACTATGCTCACAACGCAGCTAGTTATGAAGCTGTAGGTTCCTTTGTACGGAACTGGACTACAGGACAACGGATTGGCGTAATTGGTGGCCCGGGCGATCGCCGCGACGAAGATTTTGTTACTTTGGGCAAATTAGCAGCACAAATTTTTGACTACATCATTGTCAAAGAAGACGATGATACACGGGGACGTTTACGGGGTTCAGCCGCCCAATTAATTATTCAAGGCATTACCCAAGTGAAGCCTGATAGCCGCTATGAATCAATTTTGGATGAAACCCAAGCGATTAATAAAGGCTTAGACATGGCTCCTGATAACAGCCTGGTGGTGATTCTACCAGAAAGCGTGACTAGGGCTATTAAGTTAATTAAGCTGCGTGGTTTAGCCAAGGAAGAGACACATCAACAAAATACTGGCACAGCGATCGCTGATTCTCAAAATGGGATTGCACCTTCTTCTGTAGTCAACACACTACTGTAG
- a CDS encoding cyanophycinase, whose protein sequence is MPQLQAKSLEMRTPQATKTAVLVIGGAEDKVHGREILRTFFGRAGASKAYITIIPSASREPAIIGGRYIRIFEEMGAQKVEILDIREREQCEASQIKASLEACSGVFLTGGDQLRLCGVLADTPAMEIIRQRVRAGQLTLAGTSAGAAVMGHHMIAGGGSGESPNRSLVDMATGLGFIPEVIVDQHFHNRNRMGRLISAIAAHPDRLGIGIDEDTCAVFERDGWLQVMGKGSVTIVDPTEATHTNEPHVGANEPLTVHNLRLHILSYGDRFHLYQRTVLPAVHRISS, encoded by the coding sequence ATGCCGCAATTACAAGCTAAATCGCTAGAAATGAGGACACCCCAAGCAACTAAAACCGCCGTTCTGGTTATCGGAGGCGCAGAAGACAAAGTTCATGGGCGCGAAATCCTACGAACTTTTTTTGGACGTGCCGGTGCTAGTAAGGCTTATATTACAATTATTCCATCTGCTTCTCGCGAACCTGCCATCATTGGTGGTCGGTACATTCGCATTTTTGAAGAAATGGGTGCCCAAAAGGTAGAGATTTTAGACATCCGCGAACGCGAACAGTGTGAAGCCTCTCAAATCAAAGCATCCTTAGAAGCCTGTAGTGGGGTATTTTTGACAGGAGGAGACCAACTCCGTCTCTGTGGTGTATTGGCAGATACGCCAGCAATGGAAATTATTCGGCAGAGGGTTAGGGCAGGGCAACTGACGTTAGCAGGCACCAGTGCCGGAGCGGCAGTGATGGGGCATCACATGATTGCTGGCGGCGGGAGTGGAGAGTCGCCAAATCGTTCCCTAGTAGATATGGCAACGGGTTTGGGATTTATTCCTGAAGTCATCGTTGACCAACATTTTCACAACCGGAATCGGATGGGGCGGTTGATTAGTGCGATCGCTGCTCACCCCGATCGCTTAGGTATTGGCATTGACGAAGATACTTGTGCAGTGTTTGAACGTGATGGTTGGTTACAAGTTATGGGTAAAGGCAGTGTTACCATTGTCGATCCCACTGAAGCCACCCACACCAACGAACCCCATGTTGGTGCTAATGAACCATTAACCGTGCATAATTTACGTCTCCATATCCTCAGCTACGGCGATCGCTTCCACCTGTACCAGCGCACTGTATTGCCTGCTGTACACCGGATCTCCAGCTGA
- the trmD gene encoding tRNA (guanosine(37)-N1)-methyltransferase TrmD, with protein MRFDIVTLFPDCFNSVLNSGLLGKALAKQIAEVHLVNPRDFTTDKHRKVDDEPYGGGVGMLMKPEPIFTAVESLPVLPRREIILMSPQGQTINQSLLKELVTNYDQLVVICGHYEGVDERVLHLVTREVSLGDFILTGGEIPAMALINGVVRLIPGTVAKTESLTAESFEEGLLDYPQYTRPANFRGLKVPDVLLSGNHAAIAQWRYEQQIQKTRDRRPDLLEKLEQGKQGSRGAGGE; from the coding sequence GTGCGCTTTGATATAGTTACACTTTTTCCTGACTGTTTTAACTCTGTTCTCAATTCTGGATTACTAGGTAAAGCCTTAGCTAAACAGATTGCCGAAGTGCATCTGGTTAATCCACGGGACTTTACCACTGATAAGCACCGAAAGGTGGATGATGAACCCTACGGCGGCGGCGTTGGGATGCTAATGAAGCCAGAACCGATTTTTACCGCTGTGGAGTCGCTGCCGGTTCTACCCCGAAGAGAAATAATTTTGATGAGTCCACAGGGTCAAACAATTAATCAATCTCTTTTGAAAGAATTGGTGACAAATTATGACCAACTAGTAGTTATTTGCGGGCATTACGAAGGAGTCGATGAGCGGGTGCTGCATTTGGTAACTCGGGAAGTATCTCTAGGCGATTTTATTCTGACTGGCGGAGAAATTCCAGCAATGGCTTTGATTAATGGTGTAGTGCGACTAATACCAGGAACCGTGGCTAAAACCGAGTCTCTCACAGCAGAAAGTTTTGAGGAAGGGTTATTGGACTATCCCCAATATACTCGTCCTGCCAATTTTCGCGGTTTGAAAGTACCTGATGTCTTACTCAGCGGGAATCATGCAGCGATCGCCCAATGGCGTTACGAACAACAAATTCAAAAAACCCGCGATCGCCGCCCCGATCTCTTGGAGAAATTGGAGCAGGGGAAGCAGGGGAGCAGGGGAGCAGGGGGAGAATAA
- the ispF gene encoding 2-C-methyl-D-erythritol 2,4-cyclodiphosphate synthase, producing MTKIRIGNGYDIHQLVSDRVLILGGIQIPHELGLLGHSDADVLTHAIMDAMLGALSLGDIGHYFPPSDPKWAGADSLVLLNQVHQLIRDRGWQVGNIDSVVVAERPKLKPHIHNMRDKLAAILELESNQIGIKATTNEKLGPVGREEGICAYAVVLLLKE from the coding sequence ATGACTAAAATTCGTATTGGTAACGGCTACGATATCCATCAACTGGTGAGCGATCGCGTTTTGATTTTAGGTGGAATTCAAATTCCTCATGAACTGGGTTTATTGGGTCACAGTGACGCTGATGTGTTAACACACGCGATTATGGATGCCATGCTTGGGGCATTATCTTTGGGGGATATTGGTCATTATTTTCCGCCGAGCGATCCCAAATGGGCGGGAGCAGATAGTTTAGTACTATTAAATCAAGTACATCAGCTGATTCGGGATCGAGGTTGGCAGGTGGGAAATATTGACTCGGTGGTAGTAGCAGAACGTCCCAAATTAAAACCGCATATTCACAATATGCGCGACAAATTAGCGGCAATTTTAGAATTAGAATCAAATCAAATTGGGATCAAAGCTACCACCAACGAAAAATTAGGCCCCGTAGGACGTGAAGAAGGCATCTGTGCTTATGCTGTCGTCTTGCTTTTGAAAGAATAA
- a CDS encoding ABC transporter substrate-binding protein — protein sequence MKYSTIFHIVKRFCLPIILVLATAITVTACNPSNFKTAAAQVPQLVLSTTSDPKTFNYALIQESPNISGFTYEALATQNGITKEIEPALAESWELSPDKLRFVFTLREGLKWSDGQPLTADDVVFSFNDIYMNKHIPTYTQDALRIGISKAFLKVRKIDERRVEFILPEPFSPFLRSIAAGVGILPEHALRAAVETKNSDGKPVFMSTWGTDTDPKKIVVNGPYTIESYSTNQRVTFRRNPYYWRQKDAQGKQLPYIERVIWQIVESPDTALLQFRSGGLDLLEIGPGNFQLLKRQEKQGNFTIKNAGPDSGTNFITFNLNKGSRNGKPVVDPIKSRFFNNVAFRQAVAYAIDRQTMINNTLRGLGEPQDSPISVPSPYYFSPKEGLKTYDYNPEKAKQLLLGAGFKYDDKGQLLDADGNRVRFTMMAVAGNRPTITPKIQQDLGKIGIKVDLQFLDFSIIGEKISNTLDWECWYGAITGGIEPQDGFNVWSVEGNFHVFNQKAQAGQSPTVGWKATDWEQKIEDLYIQGAREFDETKRKAIYAETQQLSQEYLPFIHLFNSLALVAVRNTIENVKYSAIAGYNWNIYELKVVEAKKAT from the coding sequence ATGAAATATTCTACAATTTTTCATATAGTTAAGCGTTTTTGCTTACCAATAATTCTGGTTTTGGCAACAGCAATTACAGTTACCGCGTGCAATCCATCTAACTTTAAAACCGCAGCTGCACAAGTTCCCCAATTGGTTCTTTCTACTACGAGCGATCCTAAAACCTTTAACTACGCCCTCATCCAAGAATCTCCCAATATTTCTGGTTTCACTTATGAGGCATTAGCTACTCAAAACGGAATAACTAAGGAAATTGAGCCAGCTTTAGCTGAATCTTGGGAACTTTCCCCAGATAAACTACGGTTTGTCTTTACCTTGCGAGAAGGATTGAAGTGGTCGGATGGTCAGCCATTAACAGCCGATGATGTCGTTTTCTCTTTCAATGACATCTACATGAACAAGCACATTCCCACTTATACCCAAGATGCTCTCCGCATTGGTATCAGTAAAGCTTTTCTCAAAGTCCGCAAAATCGATGAACGCCGGGTAGAATTTATTCTGCCAGAACCGTTTTCTCCTTTCTTGCGATCGATTGCAGCAGGGGTAGGAATATTACCAGAACACGCTCTGCGTGCAGCAGTGGAAACCAAAAATTCTGACGGTAAGCCAGTGTTTATGTCCACTTGGGGAACCGACACAGATCCCAAAAAAATTGTTGTTAATGGCCCTTACACAATCGAGAGTTATTCAACCAATCAACGCGTAACATTTCGGCGCAACCCTTACTACTGGCGGCAAAAAGATGCACAAGGAAAACAACTGCCATATATTGAGCGTGTAATTTGGCAAATTGTGGAATCGCCTGATACAGCTTTGCTGCAATTTCGTTCTGGAGGGTTAGATTTACTAGAAATTGGCCCTGGAAATTTTCAATTGCTCAAACGTCAAGAAAAGCAAGGTAACTTTACTATTAAAAATGCTGGCCCTGACTCTGGGACAAATTTTATAACTTTCAATCTTAACAAAGGTAGTCGCAATGGCAAACCTGTTGTAGATCCTATTAAGTCCCGCTTTTTTAACAACGTTGCTTTTAGACAGGCTGTCGCCTACGCTATAGATCGCCAAACGATGATCAACAACACTTTGCGGGGATTGGGTGAACCGCAAGACTCTCCAATTTCTGTTCCCAGTCCCTATTATTTTTCTCCAAAAGAAGGTTTAAAAACTTATGACTACAATCCAGAAAAAGCTAAACAACTTTTACTAGGAGCCGGATTCAAATACGATGATAAAGGTCAACTTTTGGACGCGGATGGTAATCGAGTCCGTTTCACAATGATGGCTGTTGCTGGTAATAGACCGACAATCACACCGAAAATTCAACAGGATCTCGGCAAGATAGGCATTAAAGTTGATTTACAATTTCTTGACTTCAGTATTATTGGAGAAAAAATCTCTAACACTCTAGATTGGGAATGTTGGTATGGAGCCATCACCGGGGGTATTGAGCCACAAGATGGTTTCAATGTTTGGTCTGTAGAAGGTAACTTTCATGTATTTAATCAGAAAGCTCAAGCCGGACAATCCCCAACAGTAGGTTGGAAAGCTACCGATTGGGAGCAGAAAATTGAAGACCTCTACATTCAAGGGGCAAGGGAATTTGATGAAACAAAACGCAAAGCTATCTATGCAGAAACCCAACAACTCTCACAAGAGTATCTACCTTTTATTCACCTATTTAATTCCCTAGCTTTAGTAGCCGTGCGTAATACTATTGAGAACGTAAAATACTCAGCGATAGCAGGTTACAATTGGAATATTTATGAACTCAAAGTAGTAGAAGCTAAAAAAGCTACTTAA
- a CDS encoding ABC transporter substrate-binding protein → MKFFRKIFLAIKRFWLPIILASATALTLTACNPANFKSAAAQVPQLVTAVLSEPSTFNYALNESAYSVFGFIYDSLINENPLTTKLEPALAEAWEVSEDGQQIVIALREGIKWSDGQPMTADDVVFTYNEIYLNPKIPTSTKDALRIGDKGTLPKVKKIDERRVEFSIEEPFAPFLRYVGGIPIMPAHALQKAVRTIGSDGNSKFLSIWGTGTDPKQIVANGPYIMESYVSSQRVIFRRNPYYWRKDAQGNPQPYIERIVWQIIESTENQLISFRSGQLDDLEVPPEGFSLLKREEKRAKFEIYNGGPDTSTTFIAFNLSKAKNSQGKPFVDPIKSRWFNKKEFRQAIAYALDRETMKTNAYRGLGELQNSFVYVKSPYFLPPEKGLKVYNYEPDKSKKLLLEAGFKYNDQNQLLDADGNRVRFTILTNSERKVRGDMASQIKRDLAKIGIQVDLQILSFNSYLEKLKVTQNWDCYLGGFAGGGIEPHGASNIWRIAGASHAFNLGPQPGDPPITDWEVSDWEKEIDSLYIKGAQVLDDNKRKEIYYEYQRIASEQLPFIHLVERLNLQAVRDRFQGIQYTALGGPFWNLYELKVTD, encoded by the coding sequence ATGAAATTTTTTAGAAAAATATTCCTGGCAATTAAACGTTTTTGGTTGCCAATAATTCTGGCTTCAGCAACAGCACTTACACTGACCGCCTGCAACCCAGCGAACTTTAAAAGCGCAGCGGCTCAAGTACCGCAACTTGTCACCGCAGTTTTGAGTGAGCCTTCAACTTTTAACTATGCTCTAAATGAGTCAGCATATAGCGTTTTTGGCTTCATCTATGACTCATTAATTAATGAGAATCCCCTAACCACAAAACTAGAGCCTGCTTTAGCAGAAGCCTGGGAAGTTTCTGAAGATGGTCAACAGATTGTGATCGCTCTACGAGAAGGAATTAAGTGGTCAGATGGTCAGCCAATGACTGCTGATGATGTTGTCTTTACTTATAACGAAATCTACTTAAATCCTAAAATTCCTACCTCCACCAAAGATGCTTTAAGAATTGGTGACAAGGGCACTTTGCCAAAGGTGAAAAAAATCGATGAGCGTCGGGTTGAATTTAGCATAGAGGAACCCTTTGCTCCTTTTTTAAGATATGTAGGTGGTATCCCAATTATGCCAGCCCATGCTCTACAGAAAGCAGTTCGCACAATTGGATCTGATGGAAATTCTAAGTTTCTCTCAATCTGGGGAACAGGCACAGACCCGAAACAAATTGTTGCCAACGGCCCATATATTATGGAAAGTTACGTTTCCAGTCAGCGAGTTATATTTCGGCGTAATCCATACTATTGGCGCAAAGATGCTCAGGGTAATCCTCAGCCTTATATTGAGCGTATTGTTTGGCAAATTATTGAATCGACTGAAAACCAGTTGATTAGTTTTCGCTCTGGGCAGTTAGATGATTTAGAAGTTCCGCCTGAAGGTTTTAGTTTACTGAAGCGAGAAGAAAAACGGGCAAAGTTTGAAATTTATAACGGCGGGCCAGATACAAGTACGACTTTTATTGCTTTCAATCTGAGTAAAGCGAAGAATTCTCAGGGTAAACCTTTTGTAGACCCAATTAAATCTAGGTGGTTTAATAAAAAGGAATTCAGACAGGCTATAGCCTACGCGCTCGACCGCGAAACCATGAAAACAAATGCTTATCGGGGACTGGGTGAACTGCAAAATTCATTTGTTTATGTCAAAAGTCCCTACTTTCTTCCTCCAGAAAAAGGCTTAAAGGTCTATAATTACGAACCAGATAAATCGAAGAAATTACTGTTAGAAGCTGGGTTTAAATATAATGACCAAAATCAGCTTTTAGATGCTGATGGTAACAGAGTCAGATTTACAATCTTAACTAATTCTGAAAGGAAAGTTAGAGGAGATATGGCATCTCAAATCAAACGGGATCTCGCTAAAATTGGGATTCAAGTAGATTTGCAAATTCTCAGCTTCAATTCTTATCTAGAAAAACTTAAAGTTACGCAGAATTGGGATTGTTACCTGGGAGGATTTGCTGGAGGCGGTATTGAACCCCACGGCGCTAGCAATATCTGGAGAATCGCCGGTGCATCCCACGCATTTAATTTGGGGCCACAACCGGGAGATCCACCCATAACTGACTGGGAAGTTTCCGACTGGGAAAAGGAAATTGACAGCCTTTACATTAAAGGGGCACAGGTATTGGATGATAACAAGCGCAAGGAAATTTATTATGAATATCAGCGCATTGCCTCAGAACAGTTGCCGTTTATTCATTTAGTGGAGAGGTTGAATCTGCAAGCAGTGCGCGATCGCTTCCAAGGAATTCAATATACTGCTCTTGGTGGTCCATTCTGGAATCTCTACGAACTAAAAGTAACCGATTAG